In the Leptospiraceae bacterium genome, one interval contains:
- a CDS encoding exodeoxyribonuclease V subunit gamma, producing the protein MNNFSVNFFKDNEELYNEFQIALKNFIQKDFNLLNDEVFIFTRENHTAEYLNINLVKEGLPSLSFQAVPVRNGIFRFVSGVWNPEVLLNDLAGTLLFKQLLEKEKGKLSEKAIWKISEELFSQREKSIQSMKSISRSHPYFHLFEKFETLKKEKKTRSEYLQSIFFQENFSIPEPLAQNIYKKTIFCYALFETDMLTIRILEKISEFVSIHFFMTEYPIFSDKEEKIHGEYSSTSIYNYLSKQKNYTKKSENTIPVVRFAKSIEVRREVEFVGRNILRKISDNKDKDLKLYHFKLILPKLDLYIQSVREVFREMGISVSFTFDNSLNLTPYYSAVFSIINFLKTDFEAEAFRNIFCNPCFNPKLSGSSVQFQPDYWSECISLASIVKYADSFHRETRGISTEDFYTWDRGWRILTKKIIGIEEEGYSLSDENEKKEAMKFIQISSSLIYDLLYLREGLHSLKERTEFLRSILSVYLTSTIAGEDSANRNNKNAENSVFRILDEISECEEKIGTLGDISISLFLEIVKDRILNLSRGEAGVLKKGVVAGTVRDTSDIVFRYIYALGMDESNFNPDTGRSFEDEVSRHELQKDKAILNKMYFYKIFQHSPKEILFSYVCLDTIRDSPTYPYLELEDFKKNNFPKSNWENIPLYGHSEVLQNESLILLEKEAAKFTELKQSELNSKYVKFASFGFKGENEKEKFLQNEIQSLSISNDLKLSIENYFLRDRFLAISNFESKKIYSPLTDFIKYIECPQKYFFEKSLALDEETEYTQEGYEVGGLTRNIILKRLIKEFLINSDKNFDSIFSKSFISTLIEKGELSSGIFGAVELERFRKYFDEFLVSVKDSILSQYSVITDLKFQDRFLKQSEYSYIIRPPVFFGENIFQGPEMLFYSKDRTLLVTLETSPKKKSGKPYLKQKLKSIFYTQSILNSQYALDDIESITGNRNTLPAILRTPLDSVPFLQIGESSYTNDFDKYFSLYKENFTKGKFPASPIDRSRLPCEYCKEKEVCLSYKTENYENFLNNEKAEILEFLKGCFE; encoded by the coding sequence ATGAACAACTTTTCGGTAAATTTTTTTAAAGATAATGAAGAACTGTACAATGAGTTTCAAATTGCTCTAAAAAATTTTATTCAAAAAGATTTTAATCTGTTGAATGACGAAGTTTTTATATTTACTCGTGAAAACCACACTGCCGAATATCTAAACATCAATCTTGTAAAAGAGGGTCTTCCTTCTTTGTCTTTTCAGGCAGTTCCTGTCAGAAACGGAATTTTTCGTTTTGTATCAGGTGTTTGGAATCCTGAAGTATTATTGAATGACTTAGCCGGTACTCTTTTATTTAAGCAATTGTTAGAAAAAGAAAAAGGAAAACTATCCGAGAAGGCAATTTGGAAAATTTCAGAAGAGTTATTTTCTCAAAGAGAAAAGTCAATTCAATCCATGAAATCTATTTCTCGTAGCCACCCTTATTTTCACTTATTTGAAAAATTTGAAACACTAAAAAAAGAAAAGAAGACTCGAAGTGAATATTTACAATCTATTTTTTTTCAAGAAAATTTTTCTATCCCTGAGCCCTTAGCCCAAAACATTTACAAGAAAACCATTTTTTGCTATGCGTTATTTGAAACCGATATGCTTACAATTCGGATTTTAGAAAAGATTTCCGAATTTGTGAGTATCCATTTTTTTATGACAGAGTATCCGATTTTTTCTGATAAGGAAGAAAAAATACACGGTGAGTATTCTTCAACGAGTATTTATAACTATTTATCTAAACAAAAAAACTATACAAAAAAAAGCGAGAATACAATTCCTGTAGTTCGGTTTGCAAAATCTATAGAGGTTAGAAGAGAGGTTGAGTTTGTAGGAAGAAATATATTAAGAAAAATTTCTGATAATAAGGATAAGGATTTGAAGTTGTATCACTTTAAATTGATTCTGCCAAAGTTGGATTTGTATATTCAATCAGTGAGGGAAGTTTTTAGAGAGATGGGGATCTCGGTTTCTTTTACTTTTGACAACTCTTTGAATTTAACACCGTACTATTCTGCTGTATTTTCAATTATCAATTTTTTAAAAACTGATTTTGAAGCAGAGGCTTTCAGAAATATTTTTTGCAATCCTTGTTTCAATCCCAAGCTATCAGGCAGCTCCGTACAGTTTCAGCCTGATTATTGGAGTGAGTGTATTTCACTTGCGTCTATTGTGAAATACGCAGATTCTTTTCACAGGGAAACAAGGGGAATTTCTACAGAGGATTTTTACACTTGGGACAGGGGTTGGAGAATTCTAACTAAAAAAATTATCGGGATCGAAGAAGAAGGATATTCGTTATCTGATGAAAATGAAAAAAAGGAAGCAATGAAATTCATTCAGATTTCTTCGTCTTTGATTTACGATCTTTTGTATTTGAGAGAAGGGCTGCATAGCTTAAAGGAGAGAACAGAATTTTTAAGGTCTATTCTATCAGTATATCTGACCTCTACTATAGCGGGTGAAGATTCAGCCAATAGAAATAACAAGAATGCAGAGAATTCGGTGTTTAGGATATTGGATGAAATTTCAGAGTGTGAAGAAAAAATCGGGACGTTAGGCGATATAAGTATATCTCTTTTTTTAGAAATTGTGAAAGATCGAATACTTAATTTATCGAGGGGAGAGGCGGGTGTATTAAAAAAGGGTGTTGTAGCAGGTACAGTTCGAGATACTTCGGACATAGTTTTTCGGTATATTTATGCACTTGGTATGGATGAGTCCAATTTTAACCCGGATACAGGGAGGTCTTTTGAAGATGAAGTTTCAAGACATGAACTACAAAAAGACAAAGCCATACTCAATAAGATGTATTTTTATAAAATTTTTCAGCATAGTCCAAAAGAAATACTATTTAGTTATGTTTGTTTGGATACGATTCGAGATAGTCCTACATACCCTTATCTCGAATTGGAAGATTTCAAAAAAAATAATTTTCCAAAATCTAATTGGGAAAACATACCGTTGTATGGACATAGTGAGGTTTTACAAAACGAAAGCTTAATTTTGTTAGAGAAAGAGGCTGCGAAATTTACGGAATTGAAACAGTCTGAATTAAATTCTAAGTATGTAAAGTTTGCCTCTTTTGGGTTTAAGGGGGAAAATGAAAAAGAAAAATTTCTACAAAATGAAATTCAGTCTTTGTCTATAAGTAATGATTTAAAGCTAAGTATTGAAAATTATTTTTTAAGAGATAGGTTTTTGGCAATTTCTAATTTTGAATCTAAGAAAATATATTCTCCCTTAACTGATTTCATAAAATATATAGAATGTCCGCAAAAATATTTTTTTGAAAAAAGTTTAGCCTTAGACGAAGAAACTGAATATACGCAAGAAGGGTATGAAGTGGGAGGTCTCACTCGAAACATAATTTTAAAAAGATTAATAAAAGAATTTTTGATCAACTCTGACAAGAATTTTGATTCTATTTTTTCAAAATCTTTCATTTCTACTTTAATAGAAAAAGGGGAACTATCATCCGGGATTTTTGGAGCAGTTGAGTTAGAAAGATTTAGAAAGTATTTTGATGAGTTTCTTGTATCGGTTAAAGATTCCATACTCAGTCAATATTCAGTAATAACAGATTTGAAATTTCAGGATAGATTTTTAAAACAAAGTGAATATAGTTATATCATTCGCCCCCCGGTTTTTTTTGGAGAAAATATTTTTCAAGGACCGGAAATGTTGTTCTATTCAAAAGATCGTACCTTGCTCGTAACTTTAGAGACCTCTCCAAAAAAAAAGTCAGGCAAGCCATACCTTAAGCAAAAACTAAAATCTATTTTTTATACTCAATCTATTTTAAACTCTCAATATGCGTTAGACGACATCGAATCTATTACAGGAAATAGGAACACTCTGCCTGCAATTTTGAGAACCCCCTTGGACTCTGTGCCATTTCTACAAATTGGAGAGAGTAGTTACACTAACGATTTTGATAAATATTTTTCTTTGTATAAAGAGAATTTTACAAAGGGGAAATTCCCTGCATCTCCAATCGATAGATCAAGGCTTCCTTGCGAATATTGCAAAGAGAAAGAGGTGTGCTTAAGTTATAAAACCGAAAATTATGAAAATTTTCTAAATAATGAAAAAGCTGAGATTCTTGAATTTTTAAAAGGGTGCTTTGAGTGA